A single genomic interval of Oleidesulfovibrio alaskensis DSM 16109 harbors:
- the mtgA gene encoding monofunctional biosynthetic peptidoglycan transglycosylase — protein sequence MGDAGVTVRRVLKTFVLAALVVLPVMAADVLRFAFWPDVAVLKKENPAATEYMRFRESLAERPVPKLRWVPLGQISPWLVRAVTIAEDDRFWDHEGFDTEGMRQAFLRNLREGRLAAGGSSISQQLAKNLYLSPDRTLSRKLKEALLTWRLEATLSKRRILEIYLNVIEWGDGIYGINAASRHFFGVEPAALSPAQSARLASVLPAPRRYSPVSDSGYVTAKSRVILRRMQRRSWR from the coding sequence ATGGGTGATGCGGGGGTGACAGTTCGCCGTGTGCTGAAAACGTTTGTGCTGGCTGCGCTGGTGGTGCTGCCGGTGATGGCCGCCGATGTGCTGCGTTTCGCTTTCTGGCCGGATGTTGCCGTGCTGAAAAAAGAAAATCCCGCAGCAACCGAATACATGAGGTTCAGAGAGTCGCTGGCGGAGCGTCCGGTTCCCAAGCTGCGGTGGGTACCTCTGGGGCAGATTTCTCCGTGGCTGGTACGGGCTGTGACCATAGCCGAAGATGACCGCTTCTGGGATCATGAGGGGTTTGATACGGAAGGCATGCGTCAGGCTTTTCTGCGCAACCTGCGGGAGGGGCGGCTTGCCGCGGGGGGCAGCTCCATTTCTCAGCAGCTTGCCAAAAATCTGTATCTGTCACCCGACAGAACCCTGAGCCGCAAGCTGAAAGAAGCCCTGCTTACATGGCGGCTTGAAGCCACGCTGTCAAAACGGCGTATACTGGAAATTTACCTGAATGTCATAGAATGGGGCGACGGCATCTACGGAATCAATGCGGCTTCACGACATTTTTTCGGTGTCGAACCGGCGGCGCTCTCACCGGCGCAAAGCGCCCGTCTGGCATCAGTGCTTCCGGCGCCGCGGCGGTATTCTCCGGTTTCGGATTCCGGTTATGTCACAGCCAAAAGCAGAGTCATCCTGCGGCGCATGCAGCGGCGTTCGTGGCGCTGA
- the greA gene encoding transcription elongation factor GreA, whose protein sequence is MSSIPISVEGFELVKRDLERLKQERPAVIQAIKEAREEGDLSENAGYDAARERQGMLEARIGNIESRMARFNVIDMRTLGGERVTYGATIELEDLETGEMRVYTLVGPDETDYVKGSISVLSPVAKAVLGKEEGDEVVVDAPRGKIHYEIVSVSFNGPVITLE, encoded by the coding sequence ATGAGCAGCATCCCGATTTCAGTTGAAGGCTTTGAACTGGTTAAACGAGATCTTGAAAGGCTGAAGCAGGAACGTCCCGCAGTGATTCAGGCCATCAAGGAAGCACGCGAAGAAGGCGACCTGAGCGAAAACGCAGGCTATGATGCCGCCCGTGAGCGTCAGGGCATGCTTGAAGCGCGTATCGGCAACATCGAATCCCGCATGGCCCGCTTCAATGTCATTGATATGAGAACGCTTGGCGGCGAGCGTGTGACCTATGGTGCCACCATAGAGCTGGAAGACCTCGAAACCGGTGAAATGCGGGTGTATACTCTGGTGGGTCCCGACGAGACTGACTATGTGAAAGGCAGCATCTCGGTTCTTTCTCCTGTTGCCAAAGCTGTTCTGGGCAAAGAGGAAGGCGACGAAGTTGTGGTGGACGCCCCGAGAGGAAAAATACATTACGAAATCGTTTCTGTAAGCTTCAACGGCCCTGTCATCACCCTCGAATAG
- a CDS encoding DUF401 family protein: MTGPDSLLPLIKLAAAFIIMLLAIRFRVNLGLSIISGGAAVGLFFGLAPDMWLPTVFTGLTSPQTLMLAAIVLLILLLSDVLEKSGQTLRLMDALSGYLKNPRLRLVFFPMLIGLLPMPGGAVFSAPMIGAVASRMQVSKDTLAALNYWYRHVWETWWPLYPGIILAASLSGIPITTICAFGLPGMAIMLAAGWFFMLRPAVLSLPPATVQTDSTVTASTPKAVLRQGLPLLVAIGGSVLLETVLAFSAQGIPFESGVIAALAAGILTAAVQNKGSAGILAASLRHRHLWQMVLVIAAIFVFKEMLNTTGAVHQLAQLAGGRTALTVSCIFMPFIVGAVSGITMAYVGATFPLIVSLAVQAGLQDSLTAYVMLAIFSGFTGIMATPLHVCFVLTCQYFHCTLSKAWRHVALPCLLLFCSGLVYHGLLLLWLKP, from the coding sequence GTGACCGGCCCGGACTCGTTATTGCCGCTTATCAAGCTGGCTGCCGCTTTCATCATCATGCTGCTCGCCATCCGCTTCAGGGTGAATCTGGGACTTTCCATTATCAGCGGCGGTGCCGCCGTAGGGCTGTTTTTCGGTCTGGCTCCTGATATGTGGCTGCCCACGGTATTCACGGGGCTGACCAGCCCGCAGACCCTCATGCTGGCGGCCATAGTGCTGCTTATCCTGCTGCTCAGCGATGTTCTGGAAAAATCAGGCCAGACCCTGCGTCTTATGGATGCGCTGTCCGGCTATCTGAAAAACCCGCGCCTGCGGCTGGTTTTCTTCCCCATGCTTATAGGACTGCTGCCCATGCCGGGCGGTGCTGTTTTTTCGGCCCCCATGATAGGTGCCGTGGCCAGCCGCATGCAGGTTTCAAAAGACACGCTGGCTGCGCTCAACTACTGGTACCGGCATGTATGGGAAACATGGTGGCCGCTGTATCCGGGCATCATTCTGGCGGCATCGCTCTCGGGCATTCCCATAACCACCATCTGCGCCTTCGGTTTGCCGGGCATGGCAATCATGCTGGCCGCAGGATGGTTTTTCATGCTGAGACCGGCGGTACTTTCTCTTCCGCCTGCCACGGTGCAGACAGACAGTACCGTGACGGCAAGCACGCCGAAAGCGGTTCTGCGTCAGGGGCTGCCTTTGCTGGTGGCCATCGGCGGTTCTGTGCTGCTTGAAACGGTACTGGCTTTTTCAGCGCAGGGCATTCCTTTTGAATCAGGCGTCATTGCCGCACTGGCTGCAGGCATACTGACTGCAGCCGTACAGAATAAAGGCAGCGCCGGTATTCTGGCGGCATCGCTGCGCCACAGACATCTGTGGCAGATGGTGCTCGTCATTGCCGCCATATTTGTTTTCAAGGAGATGCTGAACACCACAGGGGCGGTACATCAGCTGGCACAGCTGGCAGGCGGACGCACAGCCCTTACGGTAAGCTGTATTTTCATGCCTTTTATTGTCGGGGCGGTATCGGGCATTACCATGGCCTATGTGGGGGCCACATTTCCTCTTATCGTGTCACTGGCCGTTCAGGCCGGTCTGCAGGATTCTCTGACAGCCTATGTCATGCTGGCCATATTTTCCGGATTCACCGGCATCATGGCAACGCCGCTGCATGTCTGCTTTGTGCTCACGTGCCAGTATTTTCACTGCACCCTGAGCAAAGCGTGGCGCCATGTGGCACTGCCCTGCCTGCTGCTGTTCTGCAGCGGACTTGTATACCATGGCCTGCTGCTTTTATGGCTCAAGCCCTGA